One genomic segment of Cellulophaga sp. HaHaR_3_176 includes these proteins:
- a CDS encoding NADH:ubiquinone reductase (Na(+)-transporting) subunit B, translating into MSLKNKLHELKEQYKGKKMAPAFNAIHTFLYAPNETTHSGSHVRGADDLKRTMNTVIMALVPVLLFSMFNAGYQHFAAIDAAKGVVREVSLVGNFLTWDNFWIGVIKVLPLVIVSYGVGLLIEFIFAVIKGHEVEEGYLVTGMLVPLIVPIDTPLWMLAVAVVFGVVIGKEVFGGTGMNILNPALTIRAFLFFAYPTWMSGDKVWVYDAVKLAGTPDAISGETILGFLAQGKGAEMTYSISDMFFGFIPGSVGETSTFLILLGGLFLIFSKIASWRIMLSAVIGALVMGLMFNGVVSAGWITDTSKFYGLMSFTFWQHLIVGGLAFGIVYMATDPVTGSQTNKGKWYYGFFIGFISVMIRVFNPAYPEGVFLAILLMNVFAPTIDHYVIQSNVKKRMKRLKNATVLPVNTDGKSETLKAETV; encoded by the coding sequence ATGAGCCTTAAAAATAAATTACACGAACTTAAAGAGCAGTACAAGGGCAAAAAAATGGCTCCTGCTTTTAATGCAATTCATACTTTTTTATACGCTCCTAATGAAACTACACATTCTGGGAGTCACGTTAGAGGTGCAGATGATTTAAAACGTACGATGAATACAGTGATAATGGCACTTGTGCCAGTATTGTTGTTTTCAATGTTTAATGCAGGTTATCAACATTTTGCTGCTATCGATGCAGCAAAGGGTGTTGTTAGAGAAGTTTCTCTAGTAGGGAACTTTTTAACTTGGGATAATTTCTGGATTGGTGTTATCAAAGTATTGCCACTAGTAATTGTTTCTTACGGGGTTGGACTTTTAATAGAATTTATTTTTGCTGTTATTAAAGGACACGAGGTAGAAGAAGGTTATTTAGTAACAGGTATGTTAGTTCCATTAATTGTACCTATAGACACTCCACTTTGGATGTTAGCTGTAGCAGTTGTTTTCGGTGTTGTTATCGGAAAAGAAGTTTTTGGAGGTACAGGAATGAATATCTTAAACCCAGCATTAACAATTAGAGCTTTCTTATTCTTTGCTTATCCAACTTGGATGAGTGGTGATAAAGTTTGGGTATATGATGCTGTGAAATTAGCAGGTACACCAGATGCTATTTCAGGTGAAACTATTTTAGGTTTTTTAGCACAAGGAAAAGGTGCTGAAATGACGTACTCTATATCGGATATGTTCTTTGGTTTTATACCAGGTTCAGTTGGTGAAACATCTACATTCTTAATATTATTGGGAGGTTTGTTCTTGATTTTTAGTAAAATAGCAAGCTGGAGAATAATGTTAAGTGCTGTTATAGGTGCTTTGGTTATGGGCTTAATGTTTAATGGAGTTGTGAGTGCTGGTTGGATTACTGATACTAGTAAATTTTACGGACTAATGAGTTTTACTTTCTGGCAGCATTTAATAGTTGGTGGTTTAGCTTTTGGTATCGTTTATATGGCAACTGACCCAGTAACAGGTTCTCAAACTAATAAAGGTAAGTGGTATTATGGTTTTTTTATCGGATTTATTTCTGTAATGATTCGTGTATTCAACCCTGCATATCCTGAAGGTGTGTTCTTAGCAATATTGTTAATGAACGTTTTTGCACCAACAATCGATCATTACGTTATTCAAAGTAATGTGAAGAAAAGAATGAAGAGATTAAAGAATGCTACAGTATTACCAGTTAATACTGATGGTAAATCAGAAACATTAAAAGCTGAAACCGTTTAA
- the map gene encoding type I methionyl aminopeptidase, whose translation MIIVKNKEEIELMRESALIVSKTLGMLAGEVKPGVTTLQLDALAETFIRDHGAVPGFLGLYDFPNSLCMSPNAQVVHGIPNNKPLENGDIISIDCGAFKNDFHGDHAYTFEVGEVTPEVKKLLEVTKQSLYVGIREFKNGNRVGDVGYAIQKFTEDHGYGVVRELVGHGLGRKMHEDPEMPNYGKRGRGKKFIEGMVVAIEPMTNLGTQRIKQLKDGWTILTADGKPSAHFEHDVALVNGKPELLSTFKYIYDALGITSTEEDEFRQ comes from the coding sequence ATGATTATAGTAAAAAATAAAGAAGAAATAGAATTAATGCGCGAAAGCGCATTAATCGTTTCAAAGACCTTAGGAATGCTTGCTGGTGAAGTAAAACCAGGAGTAACTACATTACAATTAGATGCACTTGCAGAAACTTTTATAAGAGATCATGGAGCCGTACCTGGATTTTTAGGTTTATACGACTTTCCAAACTCTCTTTGTATGAGTCCTAATGCGCAAGTTGTACATGGTATACCTAACAACAAACCTTTGGAAAATGGTGATATAATTTCAATAGATTGTGGTGCTTTTAAAAATGATTTTCATGGAGATCATGCCTACACTTTTGAAGTTGGTGAAGTTACCCCTGAAGTAAAAAAATTATTGGAGGTTACTAAACAATCCCTTTATGTTGGAATTCGTGAGTTTAAAAACGGAAACCGTGTAGGTGATGTTGGTTATGCAATACAAAAATTCACTGAAGACCATGGGTATGGTGTTGTTAGAGAATTAGTAGGCCACGGTTTAGGGCGTAAAATGCATGAAGATCCTGAAATGCCTAATTATGGCAAAAGAGGTCGTGGTAAAAAATTTATCGAAGGAATGGTTGTTGCCATTGAACCAATGACAAATTTAGGCACACAAAGAATAAAGCAATTAAAAGATGGTTGGACTATACTAACTGCTGATGGCAAGCCAAGTGCACATTTTGAGCATGATGTTGCTTTAGTAAATGGGAAACCTGAACTTTTATCTACTTTCAAATATATTTATGATGCTTTAGGTATTACGAGTACTGAAGAGGATGAATTTAGACAATAG
- a CDS encoding class I SAM-dependent methyltransferase: MKKLFKHILNAVPRPLLIKLSYVARPALAFYMRGKTYTDPIDGRSFKSFLPYGYESPRDNVLSPSTLSLERHRLLWLYLKNETNFFTKEHSLLHFAPEQAFYKRFKKLNNITYTTTDLNSPLADVKADICNLPFSDNSFDIIFCNHVLEHIPDDTKAMEEMYRILKPGGWGIFQIPQDLNREHTFEDDSITDKKERAKIFGQYDHVRIYGKDYFDKLRSIGFKVEEVDYTAKLPLKEVDNYRLAKGEIIPLVRK; encoded by the coding sequence ATGAAAAAGCTATTTAAACATATTCTCAATGCCGTACCTAGACCATTACTTATAAAACTAAGTTATGTTGCTAGGCCTGCACTTGCTTTTTATATGCGAGGTAAAACATATACAGACCCTATAGACGGAAGAAGCTTTAAGAGCTTTCTTCCGTATGGGTATGAAAGCCCTAGAGATAATGTACTTTCTCCTTCTACCCTATCACTTGAAAGACATCGTTTACTTTGGTTGTATTTAAAGAACGAAACAAACTTCTTCACAAAAGAGCATAGCTTATTACATTTTGCGCCCGAACAAGCATTTTATAAGCGTTTTAAGAAGCTTAATAACATCACCTATACAACTACAGATTTAAACTCTCCTTTAGCTGATGTGAAGGCAGATATTTGCAACCTACCCTTTTCTGATAATTCGTTTGATATTATTTTTTGTAATCATGTGTTAGAACATATACCTGATGACACAAAAGCAATGGAAGAAATGTATCGTATATTAAAACCTGGTGGATGGGGAATATTTCAAATACCACAAGATTTAAATAGAGAACATACTTTTGAAGATGACTCTATAACAGATAAAAAAGAACGCGCTAAAATATTTGGTCAATATGATCACGTTCGTATTTACGGAAAAGATTATTTTGATAAGCTTAGATCAATCGGTTTTAAGGTAGAAGAAGTTGATTACACAGCCAAACTACCTTTAAAAGAAGTTGACAATTATAGGTTAGCAAAAGGAGAAATTATTCCTTTAGTAAGAAAATAA
- the nqrF gene encoding NADH:ubiquinone reductase (Na(+)-transporting) subunit F, translating to MILATSTGGTIVITVVAFMILLLALVALLLFTKEKLSPSGPVTITINGEKKIEVGSGGSLLSTLGNQKIFLPSACGGGGTCIQCECHVLSGGGEALPTETPHFSRKELLHGARLSCQVKVKQDMEITIPEEVFGIKKWNGKVVRNYNVASFIKEFVVEIPEDMGYKAGGYIQIEIPECEVKYADIDITAHPEEHETPDKFQAEWDKFNLWPLVMKNPETVERAYSMASFPAEGREIMLNVRIATPPWDRSKNGWMDVNPGVASSYIFNLKKGDDVVISGPYGEFFINESDSEMLYVGGGAGMAPMRSHLYHLFKTLKTGRKVTYWYGGRSKRELFYLDHFYELEKEFPNFKFYLALSEPMPEDNWKVKETVDAPGDGFVGFIHNCVIDNYLSLHESPEDIELYFCGPPLMNKAVQKMGEDFGIPDEHIRFDDFGG from the coding sequence ATGATTTTAGCTACAAGTACAGGCGGAACCATAGTAATAACAGTTGTCGCGTTTATGATTCTTTTGTTAGCATTAGTTGCCCTTTTGCTATTTACTAAAGAAAAATTATCACCTTCTGGTCCGGTAACTATTACTATTAATGGTGAAAAGAAAATTGAAGTTGGTTCTGGTGGATCATTGCTTTCAACATTAGGAAATCAAAAAATATTTTTACCATCAGCATGTGGTGGTGGTGGAACATGTATTCAGTGTGAATGTCACGTACTTTCGGGTGGTGGAGAAGCATTACCAACTGAAACACCTCACTTTTCAAGAAAAGAATTGCTTCACGGAGCACGTTTGTCTTGTCAAGTGAAAGTAAAGCAAGACATGGAAATTACTATTCCTGAAGAAGTTTTTGGTATCAAAAAATGGAACGGAAAAGTTGTTCGTAATTATAATGTTGCTTCTTTTATTAAGGAATTTGTTGTTGAAATTCCTGAAGATATGGGTTACAAAGCAGGTGGGTATATTCAAATTGAAATTCCTGAATGTGAAGTTAAATATGCAGATATTGATATTACGGCACACCCTGAAGAACACGAAACTCCAGATAAATTTCAAGCTGAATGGGATAAATTCAATTTATGGCCATTAGTAATGAAAAATCCTGAAACTGTTGAAAGAGCATATTCTATGGCTTCTTTCCCTGCAGAAGGTCGTGAGATTATGCTTAACGTTCGTATTGCTACTCCACCTTGGGATAGATCTAAAAACGGATGGATGGATGTAAATCCTGGTGTAGCATCTTCTTATATCTTTAATTTAAAGAAAGGTGATGATGTTGTAATTTCAGGTCCTTATGGTGAATTTTTCATTAATGAGTCTGATTCTGAAATGCTTTACGTAGGTGGTGGTGCAGGTATGGCGCCAATGCGTTCTCATTTATATCATTTATTCAAAACCTTAAAAACCGGTAGAAAAGTTACTTATTGGTACGGTGGACGTTCTAAACGTGAATTATTCTATTTAGATCATTTTTACGAATTGGAAAAAGAATTTCCAAACTTTAAATTCTATTTAGCACTTTCAGAGCCTATGCCTGAAGATAATTGGAAAGTAAAAGAAACTGTAGATGCTCCTGGTGATGGTTTTGTCGGCTTTATTCATAATTGTGTTATTGACAATTATTTAAGCTTACATGAGTCTCCAGAAGATATAGAATTATATTTCTGTGGACCACCATTAATGAACAAAGCTGTTCAAAAAATGGGAGAAGATTTTGGTATTCCAGATGAACATATTAGATTTGATGACTTTGGAGGGTAA
- a CDS encoding Na(+)-translocating NADH-quinone reductase subunit A, translated as MSKDIRIKKGLNINLVGAAELATSKAPSSNVYVINIQDFHGVAPKMLLKEGAKVKAGEALFYNKDHENMIFVSPVSGELAEIKRGERRKILSLKILADKTQEQIEHTVPDLKNAASEDVKAFLLKSGCWPFVKQRPYDVVANPNVTPKSIFVSGYASAPLAANFDYVLKGKEAELQVAISALAKLTSGKVHVSYGDSSSPLASLQGVDSHKVSGPHPSGLVGTLINKVDPINKGETVWVVTPQDLIIIGELLLTGKFNPERTIALVGSSVKKPQYYTTKIGAEVATFLYASGVKEEKFRVINGDVLTGSKSSQDGYLGYYNNTVSAIPEGDDYELFGWNKPVFNKISTTRAMTFSWLFPKKKFDLDTNTNGEHRAFVVTGQYEEVFPLDIYPMQLLKACMVKDLDEMEQLGLYEVAPEDFSLTEFICISKQPHQQIIREGLDLLQKEIG; from the coding sequence ATGTCTAAAGACATCAGAATTAAAAAAGGCTTAAACATAAATTTGGTTGGTGCTGCTGAATTAGCAACTTCCAAAGCTCCTTCGAGCAATGTTTATGTCATAAATATTCAGGATTTTCATGGGGTTGCCCCGAAAATGCTGCTTAAAGAAGGTGCTAAAGTAAAAGCAGGTGAAGCCCTTTTTTATAACAAGGATCATGAAAACATGATTTTTGTTTCTCCTGTTAGTGGTGAATTAGCCGAAATCAAAAGAGGTGAAAGACGAAAAATTCTTTCTCTTAAGATTTTAGCTGATAAAACTCAAGAACAAATTGAGCATACTGTTCCTGATTTAAAAAATGCTGCATCGGAAGATGTTAAAGCGTTTTTGTTGAAGTCTGGTTGTTGGCCTTTTGTAAAACAACGTCCTTACGATGTTGTTGCTAACCCTAACGTAACTCCAAAATCTATTTTTGTTTCAGGATATGCATCTGCACCCCTTGCTGCAAATTTTGATTACGTTTTAAAAGGGAAAGAAGCAGAATTACAAGTTGCTATTTCGGCATTGGCTAAATTAACTTCAGGTAAGGTTCATGTTTCTTATGGTGATTCAAGTTCTCCTTTAGCTAGTTTGCAAGGTGTTGATTCTCATAAAGTTTCAGGTCCTCATCCTTCAGGTTTAGTTGGTACGCTAATCAATAAAGTAGATCCTATTAATAAAGGTGAAACTGTTTGGGTGGTAACTCCTCAAGATTTGATTATTATCGGAGAATTGTTGTTGACTGGTAAGTTTAATCCAGAAAGAACAATAGCCCTTGTGGGTTCTTCTGTGAAAAAGCCACAATATTATACTACTAAAATAGGAGCAGAAGTGGCTACGTTTTTGTATGCTAGCGGGGTAAAAGAAGAAAAGTTTAGAGTTATAAACGGAGATGTTCTTACCGGTTCTAAATCTAGTCAAGATGGTTATTTAGGGTATTACAATAATACCGTATCTGCAATACCAGAAGGTGATGATTATGAGTTGTTTGGTTGGAATAAGCCAGTTTTCAATAAAATTTCTACGACAAGAGCGATGACTTTTTCATGGTTATTTCCTAAAAAGAAATTTGATTTAGATACAAATACGAATGGTGAACACAGAGCTTTTGTGGTTACAGGTCAGTATGAAGAAGTATTTCCTTTAGATATTTATCCAATGCAATTGTTAAAAGCTTGTATGGTAAAAGATTTGGATGAGATGGAACAGTTAGGACTGTACGAGGTAGCTCCAGAAGATTTTTCTTTAACGGAGTTTATCTGTATATCTAAACAACCACATCAGCAAATTATACGTGAAGGATTAGACTTATTACAAAAAGAAATAGGATAA
- a CDS encoding FAD:protein FMN transferase, which yields MKNILLIMMGLLKFNLLKLIVLTFISLPLFSCDKDGLVENRVSGSALGTTYSIVFYDSVPRDIQKNVDSIFVAINQSMSTYIPSSDISKINAGDSTIVVDHMFQEVFNLSKDINAKTKGYFDPTVGVLINAWGFGPGKEINLDSIRVDSLLEYVGFNKVQLQNNNTIKKAHSNIHFDFNAIAKGYAVDRLGVYLEKHGIENFLIEVGGELTAKGINVKKQKPFIVGIDDPQGMDRSIPAAKITLNNKALASSGNYRHFRVDPLTGKKFVHTVDPLTGYTKNSNVLGVTVLANSCAEADAYATSFMAMDLDESMELLSKETGIEAYFIYISVNGETRRFSTDGFSKIIME from the coding sequence ATGAAGAATATATTGTTGATTATGATGGGCTTATTAAAATTTAACTTATTAAAACTTATAGTTTTAACTTTTATTTCCTTACCTCTATTCTCTTGTGATAAAGATGGGCTTGTTGAAAATCGAGTTTCTGGATCTGCTTTGGGTACTACATATTCAATCGTATTTTACGATTCTGTACCAAGAGATATTCAAAAAAATGTAGATTCTATATTTGTAGCGATAAATCAATCAATGTCTACTTATATTCCTTCATCTGATATTTCTAAAATTAATGCAGGCGATTCTACAATTGTTGTAGATCATATGTTTCAAGAAGTTTTTAATCTTTCTAAAGACATTAATGCTAAAACAAAAGGTTATTTCGATCCTACAGTTGGCGTTTTAATAAATGCTTGGGGTTTTGGACCTGGTAAAGAAATTAATTTAGATAGCATAAGAGTAGATAGTTTGTTAGAGTATGTTGGGTTCAATAAAGTTCAATTGCAGAATAACAACACTATAAAAAAAGCACATTCTAATATTCATTTCGATTTTAATGCAATAGCTAAAGGTTATGCGGTAGATCGTTTAGGAGTGTATTTAGAAAAACACGGTATTGAAAATTTTTTAATAGAAGTAGGAGGTGAGCTTACAGCTAAAGGTATTAATGTTAAAAAACAAAAACCTTTTATAGTAGGTATTGATGATCCTCAAGGGATGGATAGATCTATACCTGCAGCTAAAATAACTTTAAATAACAAAGCTTTAGCTTCTTCAGGTAATTACAGGCATTTTAGAGTAGACCCGCTTACAGGTAAAAAGTTTGTACATACTGTAGATCCGTTGACGGGGTATACTAAAAATTCTAATGTTTTAGGAGTGACAGTATTGGCGAACTCTTGTGCAGAAGCAGATGCTTATGCGACATCTTTTATGGCGATGGATTTAGATGAATCTATGGAGTTACTTTCTAAGGAGACTGGTATTGAAGCTTATTTTATTTATATAAGTGTAAATGGAGAGACAAGACGCTTTTCTACCGATGGTTTTAGTAAAATAATAATGGAGTAA
- a CDS encoding NADH:ubiquinone reductase (Na(+)-transporting) subunit D, protein MGLLSKKDTGLILDPLADNNPITIQVLGICSALAITAELKASIVMAVSVMFVLGIGNVVISLLRNVIPSKIRIIVQLVVVAALVIIVDQVLKAFAYELSKTLSVFVGLIITNCIIMGRFEAFALANGPWRSFLDGIGNSLGYGVILIIIGFFRELLGSGTLLGFKVLGDPITKTGLYAIGYENNGFMLLSPMALIVVGIIIWVQRSRNPALVEEN, encoded by the coding sequence ATGGGATTACTTTCAAAAAAAGATACAGGATTAATTTTAGATCCTTTAGCAGATAATAACCCAATTACTATACAGGTATTAGGTATTTGTTCTGCATTAGCAATTACTGCAGAGCTTAAAGCTTCAATAGTAATGGCAGTTTCAGTAATGTTCGTTTTAGGTATTGGTAACGTTGTGATTTCTTTGTTAAGAAATGTGATACCTTCTAAAATTAGAATTATTGTTCAGCTTGTAGTAGTAGCTGCATTGGTTATTATAGTAGATCAGGTTTTAAAAGCTTTTGCTTACGAGCTAAGTAAAACACTTTCAGTATTCGTTGGTTTGATTATCACAAACTGTATAATCATGGGTCGTTTTGAAGCTTTTGCTTTAGCAAACGGACCTTGGAGATCTTTTTTAGATGGTATTGGTAACTCTCTAGGTTATGGTGTTATCTTAATCATCATTGGATTCTTTAGAGAGTTGTTAGGTTCAGGAACATTATTAGGTTTCAAAGTTTTAGGAGATCCGATTACTAAGACTGGTTTATATGCAATTGGATATGAAAATAACGGGTTCATGTTGCTTTCTCCAATGGCTTTAATAGTTGTGGGAATTATAATTTGGGTACAACGTTCTCGTAACCCAGCTTTAGTAGAAGAAAATTAG
- a CDS encoding Na(+)-translocating NADH-quinone reductase subunit C, giving the protein MAINTDKNVYTVVFAAVMVVIVGSVLALTASGLSDKIKENERFEKQQNILYAMGVNENVDEGSVNFIPADKVEAEFTKYIKEQLVIEGDKITKDDNAYLINMKKQVAIAQKGETPRLPLFVGEKEGKTFYIIPMYGKGLWDAIWGFIALDDQMVVQGVYFDHKGETPGLGANIKQRYFMDDFTGETILSGTRYAGINVAKGNNDPVNERKDDNAVDALAGATITGNGVSAMISETMNLYQDYLKTIRVK; this is encoded by the coding sequence ATGGCAATTAACACAGATAAAAACGTTTATACGGTAGTATTTGCGGCAGTAATGGTTGTAATCGTAGGTTCTGTTTTAGCACTAACGGCTTCGGGCTTGAGTGATAAAATTAAGGAAAACGAAAGATTTGAAAAGCAACAAAACATTCTTTACGCAATGGGCGTAAATGAGAATGTTGATGAGGGAAGTGTAAATTTTATTCCTGCTGATAAAGTAGAGGCAGAATTTACAAAATATATTAAAGAGCAGTTAGTAATCGAAGGTGATAAAATCACTAAAGATGATAATGCATATTTAATAAATATGAAAAAACAAGTGGCTATCGCTCAAAAGGGAGAAACTCCTAGGTTGCCATTATTTGTTGGTGAGAAAGAAGGTAAAACTTTTTATATCATACCAATGTACGGTAAAGGACTTTGGGATGCTATTTGGGGATTCATCGCTTTAGATGATCAAATGGTTGTGCAAGGTGTTTACTTTGACCATAAAGGTGAAACTCCTGGTTTAGGTGCAAACATTAAGCAACGTTACTTTATGGACGACTTTACAGGTGAAACAATTTTATCAGGTACTCGTTATGCTGGTATTAATGTTGCAAAAGGCAATAATGATCCTGTTAACGAAAGAAAAGATGATAATGCTGTCGATGCACTTGCGGGAGCAACAATTACAGGGAATGGTGTTTCAGCAATGATTTCTGAAACAATGAATCTTTATCAAGACTATTTAAAAACCATTAGAGTAAAATAA
- a CDS encoding Na(+)-translocating NADH-quinone reductase subunit F produces the protein MKVLSEQELHNLAMNIVGKQLEAAGYEFMAVNSELKKNPQFVCLKDKKLHFVVVKCITYPNDPKDMEMDSLMKMKEHALKFEADTFYGGVGLVNAKDYNKPVCLNEEYIVDYDGLIKI, from the coding sequence ATGAAAGTATTATCAGAACAAGAATTACATAACTTAGCAATGAATATTGTTGGAAAGCAATTAGAAGCTGCTGGTTACGAGTTTATGGCTGTAAATAGTGAGTTAAAAAAAAATCCACAATTTGTATGTCTTAAGGATAAAAAGTTGCATTTTGTAGTGGTTAAATGTATTACCTATCCTAATGATCCAAAAGATATGGAAATGGATAGTTTAATGAAAATGAAAGAACACGCATTAAAATTTGAAGCAGATACTTTTTACGGTGGCGTAGGGTTAGTAAATGCTAAAGATTATAATAAACCAGTGTGTTTAAATGAAGAATATATTGTTGATTATGATGGGCTTATTAAAATTTAA
- the nqrE gene encoding NADH:ubiquinone reductase (Na(+)-transporting) subunit E produces the protein MLEHVELFFKSIFIDNMVFATFLGMCSYLAVSKKVATAVGLGAAVIFVLAVTVPLNWLLDQYLLRDGALAWLGPEYADYNLSFLSFILFIATIATMVQLVEIVVEKFSPSLYNSLGIFLPLIAVNCAILGGSLFMQSRDIQSLGLAFNYGLSSGIGWFLAILAIAAIREKIRYSNVPAPLRGLGITFIITGLMAIGFMSFGGMLTGGDEAPAEEEVMTAQKVKEEEIKKEMTEKEVSYNDILNK, from the coding sequence ATGTTAGAACATGTAGAATTATTCTTTAAATCCATATTCATTGATAATATGGTATTTGCCACATTCTTGGGGATGTGTTCTTATTTAGCTGTATCCAAAAAGGTTGCTACAGCTGTAGGTTTAGGTGCTGCCGTAATATTTGTATTAGCAGTTACTGTTCCTTTAAACTGGTTGTTAGATCAGTATCTTTTAAGAGATGGTGCTTTAGCTTGGTTAGGTCCAGAATATGCAGATTATAATTTAAGTTTTTTATCTTTTATATTATTTATTGCAACGATTGCAACAATGGTACAATTGGTAGAAATTGTGGTTGAGAAATTCTCACCATCATTATATAATTCATTAGGTATTTTCTTGCCATTAATTGCGGTAAACTGTGCTATTTTGGGTGGTTCATTATTTATGCAATCTAGAGATATACAATCTTTAGGTCTAGCATTTAATTATGGATTAAGCTCGGGTATTGGCTGGTTCTTAGCAATATTAGCAATTGCCGCTATTAGAGAGAAAATCAGATATTCAAATGTTCCTGCTCCGTTAAGAGGTTTGGGTATTACATTTATTATCACTGGTTTAATGGCTATTGGTTTTATGAGTTTTGGTGGTATGTTAACAGGTGGTGATGAAGCTCCTGCTGAAGAAGAAGTTATGACTGCTCAAAAAGTGAAAGAAGAGGAAATTAAAAAAGAAATGACTGAAAAAGAAGTTTCTTATAATGATATTTTAAATAAATAA